One part of the Sphingobacterium sp. LZ7M1 genome encodes these proteins:
- a CDS encoding amidohydrolase, with product MRIDTHQHFWLFDPVKDAWITDEMSVIQRNFLPNDISGTLKQLGFDGVVAVQADQSHQETAFLLELSQVYALIKGIVGWVDLRSENVEEHLQSFSKHQVIKGFRHIVEGEDDPDFLHRDESLRGIAALTKYKYTYDLLLRPRHYQSSLKCVAANPDQAFVLDHIAKPPIKSQEFTEWASYIEQLASYPNVHCKISGLGTEADWKHWKLDHFTEYLDHVIQCFGKERLMFGSDWPVCLLAGSYEDALKIVEHRLGDFTEQELKGFWGDNAVKFYGLK from the coding sequence AATGTCGGTAATACAACGGAATTTCCTTCCCAATGATATTTCTGGAACCCTCAAGCAACTAGGTTTTGATGGTGTTGTTGCTGTTCAGGCAGACCAATCCCATCAGGAAACAGCGTTTTTGCTGGAGTTATCCCAAGTCTATGCCTTGATCAAGGGTATCGTTGGATGGGTGGATCTCAGGTCTGAAAATGTAGAAGAGCATCTCCAAAGCTTCTCAAAACATCAGGTCATCAAAGGATTCAGGCACATCGTTGAAGGTGAGGATGACCCTGACTTTCTCCATCGGGATGAATCCTTGCGCGGAATTGCCGCATTGACCAAATATAAATACACCTATGATCTTCTGTTGCGCCCAAGGCATTACCAGAGTTCCTTAAAATGCGTGGCAGCTAATCCGGATCAAGCTTTTGTTTTGGACCATATTGCTAAACCACCAATCAAATCCCAGGAATTTACGGAATGGGCTAGCTATATCGAACAATTGGCTTCCTATCCGAATGTTCATTGTAAGATTTCAGGACTAGGCACTGAGGCAGATTGGAAACATTGGAAGTTGGATCACTTTACGGAGTACCTGGACCATGTCATTCAATGCTTTGGTAAGGAAAGATTGATGTTCGGGTCCGATTGGCCGGTATGCCTGTTGGCCGGTAGTTATGAGGACGCGCTCAAGATTGTTGAGCATCGCTTAGGTGATTTTACGGAACAGGAATTGAAAGGTTTCTGGGGAGATAATGCAGTGAAGTTCTACGGTTTAAAATAG
- a CDS encoding SDR family oxidoreductase, with product MNLNLKDKVVLVTGGAKGIGKGIVELLAEEGAVPVIIGRKEKDNLAVEEELAAKGFRSFAVQAELTNPEDCKKAVDAVIGKWGRIDGLVNNAGLNDGVSLEDGDYDSFVKSLHNSLVHYYLMAHHCLPELKKSKGSILNITSKTAETGQGGTSGYAASNGGRNALTREWAVELLPYSIRVNAIVVAESMTPQYESWIKTIANPEETLKKITSRIPLENRMTTVEEIANMAVFLLSDRSSHTTGQLIHVDGGYVHLDRALIND from the coding sequence ATGAACTTAAATTTAAAAGATAAAGTGGTCTTGGTTACCGGTGGTGCCAAAGGAATTGGAAAGGGAATTGTTGAGCTTTTAGCTGAGGAAGGAGCGGTTCCGGTAATTATTGGAAGAAAGGAAAAAGACAACCTTGCCGTAGAGGAGGAGTTAGCTGCAAAAGGCTTTAGATCTTTCGCGGTGCAGGCTGAACTAACGAATCCAGAAGACTGTAAAAAGGCCGTTGATGCTGTAATAGGTAAGTGGGGCAGGATTGATGGATTGGTAAATAATGCAGGTTTGAATGATGGTGTGAGCCTAGAAGATGGCGATTATGACTCTTTTGTAAAGTCGCTGCACAATAGTTTGGTCCATTATTATCTGATGGCGCACCACTGTCTCCCTGAATTGAAGAAAAGCAAAGGAAGTATATTGAACATTACTTCTAAAACTGCCGAAACTGGACAGGGAGGGACATCCGGTTATGCTGCTTCCAATGGTGGAAGGAATGCTTTGACAAGGGAATGGGCGGTTGAATTGCTTCCATATTCCATTCGTGTCAATGCCATAGTTGTTGCAGAAAGCATGACACCGCAATATGAAAGTTGGATAAAAACCATTGCTAATCCAGAAGAAACATTGAAAAAAATAACGAGCAGGATTCCGCTTGAAAACCGGATGACTACGGTGGAAGAAATTGCCAATATGGCCGTATTCTTACTGTCTGATCGATCAAGCCATACTACTGGGCAGTTAATCCATGTGGATGGGGGCTATGTGCACTTAGATAGAGCATTGATCAATGATTAA
- a CDS encoding glycoside hydrolase family 172 protein, which translates to MKIKLLLASLLLCGMTYAQQKQPFNGIDMSLGNLSKLSNAKTRSISPENFTGAKGKGGMADPAKQAGQKNVANASHASRELGVGWKVNPYITIAPGETFTMAEINESGVIQHMWMTPTGNWNHTIFRIYWDGESTPSVESPVGPFFGMAWHRFAPLNSLAMTVNPGSAFNSYWKMPFRKSAKITMENISSEPMNLYYQIDYAVTEVPEDEGYFHAQYRRSNPTQGSLHTIIDGIKGKGQYVGTYLGVGVNNIGWWGEGEIKFFMDGDKDYATIVGTGLEDYFCGSYNFENKATRQYQEYSTPYAGLHQVIRPDGVYESQARFGMYRWHIMDPVRFDGDLKVTIQDLGWRSEGRYLPQKSDMISVAYWYQSEPHNKFPNLPSKNDLEVN; encoded by the coding sequence ATGAAAATTAAATTGTTATTAGCTTCCTTATTGCTCTGTGGCATGACCTATGCCCAGCAAAAGCAGCCATTTAATGGAATAGATATGAGTTTGGGAAACCTTTCCAAACTTTCCAATGCCAAAACCAGATCAATTAGTCCAGAAAACTTTACCGGTGCCAAGGGGAAAGGAGGAATGGCAGATCCAGCGAAACAGGCTGGTCAAAAGAATGTTGCCAATGCTTCACATGCATCTAGGGAGCTAGGAGTGGGTTGGAAGGTAAATCCCTATATCACGATTGCGCCCGGTGAGACCTTTACCATGGCCGAAATCAATGAATCAGGTGTAATCCAGCACATGTGGATGACTCCAACAGGCAATTGGAACCACACGATTTTCAGGATTTATTGGGACGGCGAGTCAACTCCTTCGGTAGAATCTCCAGTAGGGCCATTCTTTGGGATGGCTTGGCATCGTTTCGCCCCATTGAATTCCTTGGCTATGACCGTTAATCCGGGAAGTGCATTCAATTCCTACTGGAAAATGCCATTTCGGAAAAGTGCCAAGATTACTATGGAGAATATTTCCAGTGAGCCCATGAACCTGTATTACCAGATAGATTATGCTGTTACAGAGGTTCCTGAAGATGAAGGGTATTTCCATGCCCAATACCGTCGATCCAATCCTACTCAAGGCTCCTTGCACACTATAATCGATGGAATCAAAGGGAAAGGACAGTACGTAGGAACATATTTAGGGGTAGGTGTCAACAACATAGGTTGGTGGGGAGAAGGAGAGATTAAGTTCTTTATGGATGGTGATAAGGATTATGCAACGATAGTTGGAACAGGACTGGAGGATTATTTCTGTGGCTCCTACAACTTCGAAAACAAGGCCACAAGGCAATATCAAGAATATTCCACCCCATACGCTGGCTTGCACCAAGTAATTCGTCCTGATGGCGTATATGAGTCCCAGGCGCGCTTCGGAATGTACCGTTGGCATATCATGGATCCAGTGAGGTTTGATGGGGACCTTAAAGTGACCATACAGGATTTAGGATGGCGTTCGGAAGGTAGATACCTACCGCAGAAGTCCGATATGATCTCTGTAGCCTATTGGTATCAATCCGAACCCCATAACAAATTTCCAAATCTACCATCCAAAAACGATCTTGAAGTAAACTAA